The proteins below are encoded in one region of Oncorhynchus masou masou isolate Uvic2021 chromosome 15, UVic_Omas_1.1, whole genome shotgun sequence:
- the LOC135555488 gene encoding choline transporter-like protein 2 isoform X1, with product MPEQQPYYGKNGEPKKYDPTFKGPIYNRGCTDIVCCILFIICILGYVAVGILAWSQGDPRKVIYPTDSRGQFCGQAGTPLETKPLLFYFNIMKCASPMVLLEFQCPTTQMCVEKCPDKFLTLLKAYTNKEDFKYYKNFCKEGLEGLTVTQILSSGLCPAMLTPSKPFTRRCFPALGQKKGGEITVGNNSKFDDGEGNIRDAKDLVAGVKNATVVIEARQVAMKIFEDYTQSWYWILIGLVIAMLISLLFIVLLRFLAGIMVWVMIVMVILVIGYGIFHCSMEYVSLKSEAGSNVTLKDLGFQTDFSVYLHIRQTWLAFIIILAIVEVIIILLLIFLRNRILIAIALIKEASRAIGYVMSALFYPLFTFALLSIVIAYWAVTAVFLSTSNQPIYKVFNETACDHSRKICEPANFSTSSMKAECPDSKCLFAFYGGETVYHKYLIGLQFYNVFLFFWCANFVTALGQMTLAGAFASYYWALVKPDDMPAFPIFSSLGRSLRYHTGSLAFGSLILSIIQIIRVLLEYIDHKLQGTQNKCTKFLLCCLKCCFWCLEKFIKFINRNAYIMVAIYGKNFCTSAKDAFFLLMRNMIRVAVLDKVTDFLLFLGKLLIVGLVGIFAFFFFSGRVKAFENTAPNLHYYWVPILTVVVGSYLIAHGFFSVYAMCVDTLFLCFCEDLERNDGSLARPYYMSASLHDILSENKAVEETEEPTQSSPHQPDDQHVQLKQ from the exons GTGAACCAAAAAAGTATGACCCCACCTTCAAAGGCCCCATCTATAACAG GGGCTGCACTGACATTGTATGCTGCATCCTCTTCATTATTTGCATACTGGGCTATGTTGCAGTGGGAATTCTTG cctggtcccagggaGACCCCAGGAAGGTGATCTACCCCACAGACAGCAGAGGACAGTTCTGTGGGCAGGCAGGCACACCTCTGGA GACGAAGCCCCTGCTGTTCTACTTCAACATCATGAAGTGTGCCAGTCCCATGGTGCTGCTGGAGTTCCAGTGCCCAACCACACAG ATGTGTGTGGAGAAATGCCCTGATAAGTTCCTGACGCTCCTGAAGGCCTACACCAATAAAGAGGACTTTAAGTATTATAAGAACTTCTGCAAGGAGGGTCTAGAGGGGCTG ACTGTAACACAGATCCTGAGTTCTGGCCTGTGTCCTGCCATGCTGACGCCAAGTAAACCCT tcaCCCGTAGGTGCTTCCCTGCCCTGGGCcagaagaagggaggggagatAACCGTGGGAAATAACTCTAAGTTTGATGACGGGGAGGGGAACATTAGAGATGCCAAAGATCTGGTGGCGGGGGTCAA GAATGCCACAGTGGTCATTGAAGCTCGACAAGTGGCCATGAAGATCTTTGAGGATTACACCCAGTCCTGGTACTGGATCCTAAT AGGGTTGGTGATTGCCATGCTCATCAGTCTCCTCTTCATCGTCCTCCTGCGCTTCCTGGCCGGGATCATGGTTTGGGTCATGATCGTCATGGTGATTCTGGTCATTGGATACG GCATCTTCCACTGCTCAATGGAGTATGTTAGCCTGAAGTCAGAGGCAGGCTCTAATGTCACTCTCAAGGACCTGGGCTTCCAGACAGACTTCTCTGTGTACCTGCATATCAGACAGACCTGGCTGGCCTTCA TTATTATTCTGGCCATTGTGGAGGTCATCATCATTTTGCTGCTCATCTTCCTCAGGAATAGAATCCTCATCGCTATCGCTCTCATCAAAGAAGCCAGCAG GGCCATTGGGTATGTGATGTCAGCCCTGTTTTACCCCTTGTTCACCTTTGCCCTCCTATCCATTGTCATCGCCTACTGGGCCGTGACCGCTGT GTTCCTGTCCACCTCCAATCAGCCCATCTATAAGGTGTTCAATGAGACGGCCTGTGATCACTCCAGGAAAATCTGCGAGCCAGCT aACTTCAGCACATCCAGTATGAAGGCGGAGTGCCCAGACTCCAAGTGTCTGTTTGCCTTCTACGGTGGAGAGACGGTCTACCACAAGTACCTGATTGGCCTGCAGTTCTACAACGTCTTCCTGTTCTTCTGGTGTGCCAACTTTGTGACAGCACTGGGTCAGATGACCCTGGCTGGGGCCTTTGCCTCCTACTACTGGGCCTTGGTCAAGCCTGACGACATGCCTGCCTTCCCCATCTTCTCATCCCTTGGCAGATCACTcag GTATCACACAGGTTCCCTGGCGTTTGGCTCGCTCATCCTCTCCATCATCCAGATCATCAGGGTTCTGCTGGAGTACATCGACCACAAGCTACAAG GAACCCAAAATAAGTGCACCAAGTTCCTACTGTGCTGTCTCAAGTGCTGCTTCTGGTGCCTGGAGAAATTCATCAAGTTCATCAACAGAAATGCCTACATTATG GTGGCGATATATGGCAAGAACTTCTGCACGTCTGCCAAAGATGCCTTCTTCCTCCTTATGAGGAACATGATCAG GGTAGCGGTCCTGGACAAGGTGACAGACTTCCTCTTGTTCCTGGGCAAACTCCTCATTGTGGGGCTTGTGG GAATCTTTgcgttcttcttcttctctgggaGGGTGAAGGCCTTTGAGAACACAGCGCCCAACCTCCACTACTACTGGGTTCCCATCCTG ACAGTGGTGGTTGGTTCCTACCTTATTGCCCACGGCTTCTTCAGTGTGTACGCCATGTGTGTGGACACACTCTTCCTCTGCTTCT gtgaaGACCTGGAGAGAAATGATGGCTCTCTGGCAAGACCGTATTACATGTCAGCTTCGCTCCATGACATTCTGTCGGAGAACAAGGCTGTGGAGGAGACCGAGGAGCCAACCCAGTCCTCGCCACATCAGCCAGATGACCAACACGTCCAGCTGAAACAATAG
- the LOC135555488 gene encoding choline transporter-like protein 2 isoform X2, with product MMELEGEKPKYGEPKKYDPTFKGPIYNRGCTDIVCCILFIICILGYVAVGILAWSQGDPRKVIYPTDSRGQFCGQAGTPLETKPLLFYFNIMKCASPMVLLEFQCPTTQMCVEKCPDKFLTLLKAYTNKEDFKYYKNFCKEGLEGLTVTQILSSGLCPAMLTPSKPFTRRCFPALGQKKGGEITVGNNSKFDDGEGNIRDAKDLVAGVKNATVVIEARQVAMKIFEDYTQSWYWILIGLVIAMLISLLFIVLLRFLAGIMVWVMIVMVILVIGYGIFHCSMEYVSLKSEAGSNVTLKDLGFQTDFSVYLHIRQTWLAFIIILAIVEVIIILLLIFLRNRILIAIALIKEASRAIGYVMSALFYPLFTFALLSIVIAYWAVTAVFLSTSNQPIYKVFNETACDHSRKICEPANFSTSSMKAECPDSKCLFAFYGGETVYHKYLIGLQFYNVFLFFWCANFVTALGQMTLAGAFASYYWALVKPDDMPAFPIFSSLGRSLRYHTGSLAFGSLILSIIQIIRVLLEYIDHKLQGTQNKCTKFLLCCLKCCFWCLEKFIKFINRNAYIMVAIYGKNFCTSAKDAFFLLMRNMIRVAVLDKVTDFLLFLGKLLIVGLVGIFAFFFFSGRVKAFENTAPNLHYYWVPILTVVVGSYLIAHGFFSVYAMCVDTLFLCFCEDLERNDGSLARPYYMSASLHDILSENKAVEETEEPTQSSPHQPDDQHVQLKQ from the exons GTGAACCAAAAAAGTATGACCCCACCTTCAAAGGCCCCATCTATAACAG GGGCTGCACTGACATTGTATGCTGCATCCTCTTCATTATTTGCATACTGGGCTATGTTGCAGTGGGAATTCTTG cctggtcccagggaGACCCCAGGAAGGTGATCTACCCCACAGACAGCAGAGGACAGTTCTGTGGGCAGGCAGGCACACCTCTGGA GACGAAGCCCCTGCTGTTCTACTTCAACATCATGAAGTGTGCCAGTCCCATGGTGCTGCTGGAGTTCCAGTGCCCAACCACACAG ATGTGTGTGGAGAAATGCCCTGATAAGTTCCTGACGCTCCTGAAGGCCTACACCAATAAAGAGGACTTTAAGTATTATAAGAACTTCTGCAAGGAGGGTCTAGAGGGGCTG ACTGTAACACAGATCCTGAGTTCTGGCCTGTGTCCTGCCATGCTGACGCCAAGTAAACCCT tcaCCCGTAGGTGCTTCCCTGCCCTGGGCcagaagaagggaggggagatAACCGTGGGAAATAACTCTAAGTTTGATGACGGGGAGGGGAACATTAGAGATGCCAAAGATCTGGTGGCGGGGGTCAA GAATGCCACAGTGGTCATTGAAGCTCGACAAGTGGCCATGAAGATCTTTGAGGATTACACCCAGTCCTGGTACTGGATCCTAAT AGGGTTGGTGATTGCCATGCTCATCAGTCTCCTCTTCATCGTCCTCCTGCGCTTCCTGGCCGGGATCATGGTTTGGGTCATGATCGTCATGGTGATTCTGGTCATTGGATACG GCATCTTCCACTGCTCAATGGAGTATGTTAGCCTGAAGTCAGAGGCAGGCTCTAATGTCACTCTCAAGGACCTGGGCTTCCAGACAGACTTCTCTGTGTACCTGCATATCAGACAGACCTGGCTGGCCTTCA TTATTATTCTGGCCATTGTGGAGGTCATCATCATTTTGCTGCTCATCTTCCTCAGGAATAGAATCCTCATCGCTATCGCTCTCATCAAAGAAGCCAGCAG GGCCATTGGGTATGTGATGTCAGCCCTGTTTTACCCCTTGTTCACCTTTGCCCTCCTATCCATTGTCATCGCCTACTGGGCCGTGACCGCTGT GTTCCTGTCCACCTCCAATCAGCCCATCTATAAGGTGTTCAATGAGACGGCCTGTGATCACTCCAGGAAAATCTGCGAGCCAGCT aACTTCAGCACATCCAGTATGAAGGCGGAGTGCCCAGACTCCAAGTGTCTGTTTGCCTTCTACGGTGGAGAGACGGTCTACCACAAGTACCTGATTGGCCTGCAGTTCTACAACGTCTTCCTGTTCTTCTGGTGTGCCAACTTTGTGACAGCACTGGGTCAGATGACCCTGGCTGGGGCCTTTGCCTCCTACTACTGGGCCTTGGTCAAGCCTGACGACATGCCTGCCTTCCCCATCTTCTCATCCCTTGGCAGATCACTcag GTATCACACAGGTTCCCTGGCGTTTGGCTCGCTCATCCTCTCCATCATCCAGATCATCAGGGTTCTGCTGGAGTACATCGACCACAAGCTACAAG GAACCCAAAATAAGTGCACCAAGTTCCTACTGTGCTGTCTCAAGTGCTGCTTCTGGTGCCTGGAGAAATTCATCAAGTTCATCAACAGAAATGCCTACATTATG GTGGCGATATATGGCAAGAACTTCTGCACGTCTGCCAAAGATGCCTTCTTCCTCCTTATGAGGAACATGATCAG GGTAGCGGTCCTGGACAAGGTGACAGACTTCCTCTTGTTCCTGGGCAAACTCCTCATTGTGGGGCTTGTGG GAATCTTTgcgttcttcttcttctctgggaGGGTGAAGGCCTTTGAGAACACAGCGCCCAACCTCCACTACTACTGGGTTCCCATCCTG ACAGTGGTGGTTGGTTCCTACCTTATTGCCCACGGCTTCTTCAGTGTGTACGCCATGTGTGTGGACACACTCTTCCTCTGCTTCT gtgaaGACCTGGAGAGAAATGATGGCTCTCTGGCAAGACCGTATTACATGTCAGCTTCGCTCCATGACATTCTGTCGGAGAACAAGGCTGTGGAGGAGACCGAGGAGCCAACCCAGTCCTCGCCACATCAGCCAGATGACCAACACGTCCAGCTGAAACAATAG
- the LOC135555488 gene encoding choline transporter-like protein 2 isoform X3 translates to MPEQQPYYGKNGEPKKYDPTFKGPIYNRGCTDIVCCILFIICILGYVAVGILAWSQGDPRKVIYPTDSRGQFCGQAGTPLETKPLLFYFNIMKCASPMVLLEFQCPTTQMCVEKCPDKFLTLLKAYTNKEDFKYYKNFCKEGLEGLTVTQILSSGLCPAMLTPSKPFTRRCFPALGQKKGGEITVGNNSKFDDGEGNIRDAKDLVAGVKNATVVIEARQVAMKIFEDYTQSWYWILIGLVIAMLISLLFIVLLRFLAGIMVWVMIVMVILVIGYGIFHCSMEYVSLKSEAGSNVTLKDLGFQTDFSVYLHIRQTWLAFIIILAIVEVIIILLLIFLRNRILIAIALIKEASRAIGYVMSALFYPLFTFALLSIVIAYWAVTAVFLSTSNQPIYKVFNETACDHSRKICEPANFSTSSMKAECPDSKCLFAFYGGETVYHKYLIGLQFYNVFLFFWCANFVTALGQMTLAGAFASYYWALVKPDDMPAFPIFSSLGRSLRYHTGSLAFGSLILSIIQIIRVLLEYIDHKLQGTQNKCTKFLLCCLKCCFWCLEKFIKFINRNAYIMVAIYGKNFCTSAKDAFFLLMRNMIRVAVLDKVTDFLLFLGKLLIVGLVGIFAFFFFSGRVKAFENTAPNLHYYWVPILTVVVGSYLIAHGFFSVYAMCVDTLFLCFLEDLERNDGSAERPYLMSDRLLKVLNKKNKPEPAE, encoded by the exons GTGAACCAAAAAAGTATGACCCCACCTTCAAAGGCCCCATCTATAACAG GGGCTGCACTGACATTGTATGCTGCATCCTCTTCATTATTTGCATACTGGGCTATGTTGCAGTGGGAATTCTTG cctggtcccagggaGACCCCAGGAAGGTGATCTACCCCACAGACAGCAGAGGACAGTTCTGTGGGCAGGCAGGCACACCTCTGGA GACGAAGCCCCTGCTGTTCTACTTCAACATCATGAAGTGTGCCAGTCCCATGGTGCTGCTGGAGTTCCAGTGCCCAACCACACAG ATGTGTGTGGAGAAATGCCCTGATAAGTTCCTGACGCTCCTGAAGGCCTACACCAATAAAGAGGACTTTAAGTATTATAAGAACTTCTGCAAGGAGGGTCTAGAGGGGCTG ACTGTAACACAGATCCTGAGTTCTGGCCTGTGTCCTGCCATGCTGACGCCAAGTAAACCCT tcaCCCGTAGGTGCTTCCCTGCCCTGGGCcagaagaagggaggggagatAACCGTGGGAAATAACTCTAAGTTTGATGACGGGGAGGGGAACATTAGAGATGCCAAAGATCTGGTGGCGGGGGTCAA GAATGCCACAGTGGTCATTGAAGCTCGACAAGTGGCCATGAAGATCTTTGAGGATTACACCCAGTCCTGGTACTGGATCCTAAT AGGGTTGGTGATTGCCATGCTCATCAGTCTCCTCTTCATCGTCCTCCTGCGCTTCCTGGCCGGGATCATGGTTTGGGTCATGATCGTCATGGTGATTCTGGTCATTGGATACG GCATCTTCCACTGCTCAATGGAGTATGTTAGCCTGAAGTCAGAGGCAGGCTCTAATGTCACTCTCAAGGACCTGGGCTTCCAGACAGACTTCTCTGTGTACCTGCATATCAGACAGACCTGGCTGGCCTTCA TTATTATTCTGGCCATTGTGGAGGTCATCATCATTTTGCTGCTCATCTTCCTCAGGAATAGAATCCTCATCGCTATCGCTCTCATCAAAGAAGCCAGCAG GGCCATTGGGTATGTGATGTCAGCCCTGTTTTACCCCTTGTTCACCTTTGCCCTCCTATCCATTGTCATCGCCTACTGGGCCGTGACCGCTGT GTTCCTGTCCACCTCCAATCAGCCCATCTATAAGGTGTTCAATGAGACGGCCTGTGATCACTCCAGGAAAATCTGCGAGCCAGCT aACTTCAGCACATCCAGTATGAAGGCGGAGTGCCCAGACTCCAAGTGTCTGTTTGCCTTCTACGGTGGAGAGACGGTCTACCACAAGTACCTGATTGGCCTGCAGTTCTACAACGTCTTCCTGTTCTTCTGGTGTGCCAACTTTGTGACAGCACTGGGTCAGATGACCCTGGCTGGGGCCTTTGCCTCCTACTACTGGGCCTTGGTCAAGCCTGACGACATGCCTGCCTTCCCCATCTTCTCATCCCTTGGCAGATCACTcag GTATCACACAGGTTCCCTGGCGTTTGGCTCGCTCATCCTCTCCATCATCCAGATCATCAGGGTTCTGCTGGAGTACATCGACCACAAGCTACAAG GAACCCAAAATAAGTGCACCAAGTTCCTACTGTGCTGTCTCAAGTGCTGCTTCTGGTGCCTGGAGAAATTCATCAAGTTCATCAACAGAAATGCCTACATTATG GTGGCGATATATGGCAAGAACTTCTGCACGTCTGCCAAAGATGCCTTCTTCCTCCTTATGAGGAACATGATCAG GGTAGCGGTCCTGGACAAGGTGACAGACTTCCTCTTGTTCCTGGGCAAACTCCTCATTGTGGGGCTTGTGG GAATCTTTgcgttcttcttcttctctgggaGGGTGAAGGCCTTTGAGAACACAGCGCCCAACCTCCACTACTACTGGGTTCCCATCCTG ACAGTGGTGGTTGGTTCCTACCTTATTGCCCACGGCTTCTTCAGTGTGTACGCCATGTGTGTGGACACACTCTTCCTCTGCTTCT TGGAGGACCTGGAGAGGAACGATGGCAGTGCGGAGAGACCCTACCTGATGTCTGATCGCCTCCTCAAAGTCCTGAATAAGAAGAACAAGCCTGAACCAGCAGAGTAG